In the Haloferula helveola genome, one interval contains:
- a CDS encoding type II secretion system F family protein: MPQFQFTAADAKGEQLSGTVEAPTEAEAINQLRTQGYYPLQVVEEGKGTLAPAKKATKKAKGGKKPAAPKGKAKTGGRIKPKALMIFTRQLATLIDSGLPLLRGLTVLGKQEPNPVLRGTLGALADSVQSGSTFSEALAQHPKIFNKLYVNMVKAGELGGVLEVVLLRLAEYQEKAQKLKNKIVSAMVYPVIVMFIAIAILIFLMLVIVPKFEAMFQEMENSELPMISQIVFGTSSFFIKQEAALLPPVPNVIWVILVFVLLGIGFSAWGKTKGGRKAIDTMKLKAPIFGDIQRKSAVARFSRTLGTLVTSGVPILQALNITRDTAGNVIISGAIEKVHSAVKEGESIVTPLQASGVFPGMVISMVDVGEETGQLPEMLLKVADVYDDEVDNAVTALTSILEPIMIVILALVVGSVVFALFLPLIKVIQEVGQ, from the coding sequence ATGCCCCAATTCCAATTCACCGCAGCCGACGCCAAAGGGGAGCAGTTGTCCGGAACCGTTGAAGCGCCCACCGAGGCCGAGGCCATTAACCAGCTTCGCACCCAGGGTTACTACCCGCTCCAGGTCGTCGAAGAAGGCAAGGGCACGCTGGCTCCGGCGAAGAAAGCGACCAAGAAGGCCAAGGGAGGCAAGAAGCCCGCAGCCCCGAAGGGCAAGGCCAAGACGGGCGGTCGGATCAAGCCGAAGGCGCTGATGATTTTCACCCGTCAGCTGGCCACGCTCATCGATTCCGGTCTGCCGCTTTTGCGCGGTTTGACGGTGCTTGGAAAGCAGGAGCCGAATCCGGTGCTCCGGGGAACGCTCGGAGCTCTCGCCGATTCCGTTCAGTCGGGTTCGACATTCTCCGAAGCGTTGGCCCAGCACCCGAAGATCTTCAACAAGCTCTACGTGAACATGGTGAAGGCCGGTGAGCTCGGCGGTGTTCTCGAAGTGGTTCTCCTGCGTCTCGCCGAGTACCAGGAGAAGGCCCAGAAGCTGAAGAACAAGATCGTGTCGGCGATGGTCTATCCGGTGATCGTCATGTTCATCGCCATCGCGATCCTCATCTTCCTGATGTTGGTCATCGTTCCGAAGTTCGAGGCGATGTTCCAAGAAATGGAAAACTCGGAGCTTCCTATGATTTCCCAGATCGTGTTCGGCACCTCGAGTTTCTTCATCAAACAGGAGGCCGCCTTGCTACCGCCGGTGCCCAACGTCATCTGGGTAATCCTGGTGTTTGTCCTGCTGGGTATCGGGTTCAGCGCGTGGGGCAAGACCAAGGGCGGACGGAAGGCGATCGACACGATGAAGCTGAAGGCCCCGATCTTCGGTGATATCCAAAGGAAGAGCGCCGTTGCCCGCTTCTCCCGGACTCTCGGCACGCTCGTGACCTCCGGTGTTCCGATTCTCCAGGCCCTGAACATCACCCGGGACACGGCAGGAAACGTGATCATCTCCGGCGCGATCGAGAAGGTTCACTCCGCGGTCAAAGAGGGTGAATCCATCGTGACACCGCTACAGGCTTCCGGGGTGTTCCCCGGGATGGTGATTTCCATGGTCGATGTCGGTGAGGAAACCGGCCAGTTGCCCGAGATGCTGCTGAAGGTCGCGGATGTCTACGATGACGAGGTGGACAACGCCGTGACGGCCCTGACCTCGATCCTCGAACCGATCATGATCGTGATCCTGGCGCTGGTCGTCGGATCGGTTGTGTTTGCGCTCTTCCTGCCGTTGATTAAGGTTATTCAGGAGGTGGGTCAGTAA
- a CDS encoding GspE/PulE family protein, which produces MDSNQLVDLFIGRGLIDRSLGQEILNEVENSGKEAGEVLADFQVIQTKDDIWPVIASELGAQQVDLTDWTPPDELLALMPAGTARLHGALPVNLTDEGLHIVLVDPMNPQTLEDLRFALDRELVLAVAPDYQVEEKINDCYGGEGGGMDAILEQLEFGGPDGDLNAAELENEANSAPIIRYVDLVLYQAIKERASDIHFEPFEKDFKIRYRVDGALYEMAPPPVHLALPIISRVKVMANMNIAERRVPQDGRIVKQVGDRQVDMRVSSLPTYHGESVVLRVLDRSSVNLSLEALGLPDHIYEYIGDTIVKPNGIFIVTGPTGAGKTTTLYAGLRRINTIDHKLLTAEDPVEYDIDGIIQIPVNEGIGLTFPRVLRAFLRQDPDRIMVGEMRDLDTAQIAIQASLTGHLVLSTLHTNDAPGAVTRLVDMGCEPFLVAASLEGILAQRLVRTICQECKAPYEPSEAILNQLGVSPHELGDKDFFTGRGCATCGQSGYKGRAGLYELLDISDPIRDLITERAPTVVIKQKAMEHGMTTLREDGLRNIYLGKTSIEEVLKYT; this is translated from the coding sequence ATGGATAGCAACCAGCTAGTAGATCTCTTTATCGGCCGCGGTCTGATCGACCGCTCCCTCGGGCAGGAAATCCTGAACGAGGTGGAAAACAGCGGCAAGGAGGCGGGGGAGGTCCTCGCCGACTTCCAGGTCATCCAGACCAAGGACGACATTTGGCCCGTGATCGCGTCCGAGCTCGGCGCCCAACAGGTGGACCTGACCGATTGGACGCCGCCGGACGAGTTGCTCGCCCTGATGCCGGCCGGCACGGCACGTCTTCACGGTGCGCTCCCGGTCAATCTGACCGACGAAGGACTGCACATCGTGTTGGTCGACCCGATGAATCCGCAGACCCTGGAGGACCTGCGGTTCGCACTCGACCGTGAACTGGTGCTGGCTGTGGCGCCCGACTACCAGGTCGAGGAAAAGATCAACGATTGTTACGGCGGAGAAGGCGGTGGTATGGACGCGATTCTCGAGCAACTCGAGTTCGGCGGCCCCGATGGCGACCTCAACGCGGCCGAGTTGGAGAACGAGGCGAACTCCGCGCCGATCATCCGCTACGTCGACCTGGTGCTTTACCAGGCGATCAAGGAAAGGGCGTCCGACATTCACTTCGAGCCCTTCGAGAAGGACTTCAAGATCCGTTATCGCGTCGATGGCGCGCTCTACGAGATGGCGCCTCCACCGGTGCACCTCGCGTTGCCGATCATTTCGCGTGTGAAGGTGATGGCGAACATGAACATCGCCGAGCGCCGCGTGCCGCAGGATGGACGGATCGTAAAACAGGTCGGCGACCGCCAGGTCGACATGCGGGTTTCCTCGCTGCCGACCTATCACGGCGAGTCGGTCGTGCTCCGGGTCCTCGACCGTTCTTCGGTCAACCTCTCGCTCGAGGCCCTCGGGCTTCCCGATCACATCTACGAATACATCGGTGACACAATTGTGAAGCCGAACGGGATCTTCATCGTGACCGGTCCGACGGGTGCCGGAAAGACGACGACCCTTTACGCGGGATTGCGCCGGATCAACACGATCGATCACAAGCTTCTCACTGCGGAGGATCCGGTCGAATACGACATCGACGGCATCATCCAGATTCCGGTCAACGAGGGCATCGGTCTGACATTTCCGCGGGTGCTTCGTGCATTCCTCCGTCAGGACCCCGACCGGATCATGGTGGGGGAGATGCGGGACCTCGACACCGCGCAAATCGCGATTCAGGCGTCGCTCACCGGTCACCTTGTGCTTTCCACGCTGCACACGAACGACGCCCCCGGGGCGGTGACCCGTCTCGTCGATATGGGATGCGAGCCGTTCCTCGTGGCGGCTTCCCTTGAAGGCATCCTTGCCCAACGTCTGGTGCGGACGATTTGCCAGGAGTGCAAAGCTCCCTACGAGCCGAGCGAGGCGATCCTCAACCAGCTCGGCGTTTCTCCGCATGAACTGGGAGACAAGGACTTCTTCACCGGTCGCGGCTGCGCGACTTGTGGGCAGTCCGGCTACAAGGGTCGCGCCGGCCTCTACGAGCTCCTCGATATCTCCGATCCGATCCGCGACCTGATCACCGAGCGGGCACCGACTGTCGTGATCAAGCAGAAGGCCATGGAACACGGCATGACGACGCTGCGCGAAGACGGTCTCCGGAACATCTATCTCGGCAAGACGTCCATCGAAGAAGTCCTTAAGTATACCTGA
- a CDS encoding GspE/PulE family protein — protein MFSNEDYLADLLVEAGATTQEQVDQARSGKGSLIENLLENTELTEATIAGVLATNAGIETVDLGEASITAEVTSSVPDDIAVRYKVVPVADDGVYLTVAVADPFDFETMDSLPTILGRELMFVCATHSAIQEFLKQFYGAQDTLGGDMNVPTSEGAEVEEGDAPIIRLVQHMLAEAMKMRCSDIHIEPLETSVRIRYRIDGRLVEVDNHPKKLLPAIIARLKVMSGSMSIAEKRLPQDGRIQLKAGDKEIDLRVSSVPSNHGESIVMRILDKSALVLGLPELGFFSDDQSEFEELIGLPDGILLVTGPTGSGKTTTLYTCLNVINRPDRKIITVEDPVEYELPGINQVMVKADIGMTFAAALRSMLRQAPNIIMIGEIRDAETANIAINAALTGHLVLSTLHTNDAPSAVARLADIGIKRFLIASAVRAILAQRLVRKLCPVCKAPATLNDKQLRALNLDAARLSESTIMGPTGCEKCRDLGYRGRMGIFELFKIDDEVRHMVNENLTTSQLRRRARELGMRSMREDGIRKVQAGLTSAEEVLHVTMSDAD, from the coding sequence GTGTTCTCAAACGAAGATTATCTCGCCGATCTGCTGGTCGAAGCAGGTGCCACCACTCAGGAGCAAGTCGATCAGGCCCGGTCCGGCAAGGGATCGCTGATCGAGAATCTGCTTGAGAACACCGAGCTCACCGAGGCGACGATCGCGGGTGTTCTGGCGACCAATGCCGGAATCGAAACCGTCGACCTGGGAGAAGCCTCCATTACCGCCGAGGTAACATCGTCCGTGCCAGACGACATCGCGGTCCGCTACAAGGTGGTTCCGGTCGCGGATGACGGTGTCTACCTCACGGTCGCGGTCGCGGATCCATTCGATTTCGAGACGATGGACAGCCTGCCGACCATTCTCGGTCGGGAGCTGATGTTCGTCTGTGCCACCCATTCCGCGATTCAGGAGTTCCTCAAGCAGTTCTACGGCGCGCAGGACACTCTGGGCGGTGACATGAATGTCCCGACCAGCGAGGGCGCCGAGGTCGAGGAAGGCGACGCTCCGATCATCCGTCTCGTGCAGCATATGCTCGCCGAAGCGATGAAGATGCGTTGCTCGGACATCCACATCGAGCCGCTGGAGACTTCCGTTCGGATCCGCTACCGGATCGACGGCCGCCTCGTGGAGGTGGACAATCATCCGAAGAAGCTGCTGCCCGCCATCATCGCCCGTCTCAAGGTCATGAGCGGATCGATGTCGATCGCGGAAAAGCGCCTGCCGCAGGACGGCCGGATCCAGCTCAAGGCCGGTGACAAGGAGATCGACCTTCGGGTTTCTTCGGTCCCTTCGAATCATGGCGAGTCGATCGTCATGCGGATTCTCGACAAGAGCGCGTTGGTGCTCGGTCTGCCCGAACTCGGATTCTTCTCGGACGACCAGTCCGAGTTCGAGGAGCTGATCGGTTTGCCGGACGGCATCCTCCTTGTGACCGGCCCGACCGGTTCCGGCAAGACCACCACGCTCTACACCTGTCTCAACGTGATCAACCGGCCGGACCGCAAGATCATCACGGTCGAGGATCCGGTCGAATACGAGCTTCCCGGCATCAATCAGGTGATGGTGAAAGCTGACATCGGCATGACCTTCGCCGCGGCACTGCGCTCGATGCTGCGTCAGGCGCCAAACATCATCATGATCGGTGAGATTCGGGATGCCGAGACCGCGAATATCGCCATCAACGCGGCGCTCACCGGTCACCTCGTGCTTTCCACGCTCCACACGAACGATGCTCCTTCGGCAGTTGCCCGTCTGGCGGATATCGGGATCAAGCGCTTCCTGATCGCATCGGCCGTCCGTGCCATTCTCGCCCAGCGGCTTGTCCGGAAACTCTGCCCGGTCTGCAAAGCTCCCGCGACGCTCAACGACAAACAGTTGCGGGCGCTGAATCTCGACGCGGCCCGGCTCTCCGAGAGCACCATCATGGGACCGACCGGTTGCGAGAAATGCCGCGACCTCGGTTACCGCGGCCGTATGGGCATCTTCGAGCTCTTCAAGATCGACGATGAGGTCCGGCACATGGTGAACGAGAACCTGACGACCTCCCAACTCCGACGCCGGGCCCGCGAACTTGGCATGCGCTCGATGCGTGAGGACGGCATCCGCAAGGTCCAGGCTGGACTGACCTCCGCCGAAGAGGTGCTGCACGTGACGATGTCCGACGCCGATTGA
- a CDS encoding ion transporter, which translates to MVDSEGTRERWREIIFEAETPSGRRFDVVLLVLILLSVLAVVLESVPSVRRNVGEELYILEWVFTGLFTVEYLLRLWTSRQPIRYARSFFGVVDLLSILPSFVGLLLPGGQALMVVRILRVLRVFRVLKMVRHISGATVLMRALYASRAKITVFFLALATVALIAGATMYLVEGEAGGYTSIPVGVYWAVVTITTLGFGDITPTTQLGQLLTSVLALTGYAIIAVPTGIISSEISKIDGDESTLACPSCGVHGHLPDAKYCRRCGAKFG; encoded by the coding sequence ATGGTGGACTCAGAGGGCACCCGGGAAAGGTGGCGGGAAATCATCTTCGAGGCCGAGACTCCTTCCGGCCGTCGCTTCGATGTCGTGCTGCTGGTGCTGATCCTGCTCAGCGTTCTGGCGGTCGTCTTGGAGAGCGTTCCTTCCGTCCGGAGGAATGTCGGCGAGGAGCTCTACATTCTCGAATGGGTCTTCACCGGCCTTTTCACGGTCGAGTATTTGCTGAGGCTATGGACGTCCCGTCAGCCGATCCGCTACGCGAGAAGCTTCTTCGGGGTCGTTGACCTGTTGTCGATCCTACCCAGCTTTGTCGGGCTGCTTCTGCCCGGTGGTCAGGCCCTGATGGTGGTCAGGATCCTTCGGGTGCTGAGGGTGTTCCGGGTCCTCAAAATGGTCCGTCATATCAGCGGTGCGACGGTCCTGATGCGGGCGCTCTACGCGAGCAGGGCGAAGATTACGGTCTTCTTTCTCGCCCTCGCTACCGTCGCTTTGATTGCCGGGGCGACCATGTATCTCGTTGAGGGTGAGGCGGGCGGCTATACCAGTATCCCCGTCGGGGTCTACTGGGCGGTGGTCACCATCACGACCCTCGGCTTTGGTGACATCACTCCGACGACCCAGCTCGGACAGTTGCTGACCTCGGTCCTCGCTCTGACCGGTTACGCCATCATCGCGGTCCCCACTGGCATCATTTCCTCCGAGATCTCGAAGATCGATGGGGATGAATCGACGCTTGCTTGTCCCTCGTGCGGGGTTCACGGCCACCTTCCGGATGCAAAGTATTGCCGTCGTTGTGGCGCGAAATTCGGGTGA
- a CDS encoding translocation/assembly module TamB domain-containing protein gives MADEEKPAKKQPAKKAKRRFWRKKRWWTLFLLVAGLVWLDGPGWRWIAQKAASHYLPELGYEVEFEVDGRLSSGELSVSNVSLTGDEAVVKVAGLDSLKVGYLLPKVVRGEVESVILDNLHVDVDLAAVPPKEDEESEPSDPAELLANLRQRLVPMQIELRNISAIIRRGDELLFSIEPTTLLHSPNEDEFELDLGDMELPGGRAIAAQQATLSWTPGELTIDKLKLMDGISVRDVLARFAEGEQPEFGAGIVLDEKRIDVTTDLSVASVILREEIPSLKETAKLFAFELPAEGALHKLDLKVTGIDGGLETLAGELELELGDVAYDDWTAEVLELRATLEGSRADLGLTGIALGAPLQLGAEAELSRSEMELLPTRATANLETPNLERILTAVRDRFTPSDDPVQVPASSLKVNASADFTKGLPSAARAELAIVSSVDAPPVSIDATWNDSQEITAAVRLPAVEIDGGFALEAKTYEGTASLDSFTPSSLRAWLQPFGIEVPDGILATLDWEGSGDLEQNRHQGKLEINGAEWKRDEDSDTLKAFASAEYAWPESVKLAPLNVQLSTQKIETRAELSDRTLTLEQLEWSDADEVLASGNASIPVPEDLSDWKALLRETRPIELKFETPELPLSKLHPFLPESSRFVDSSRAKLSIHLTGSPANPELDTNLTALELGLVSQPDVPLANIELEAVGKEKTLKLEGEVTAPGYPPAVISAVTNWDPDQWAEDPDTVKAASLDARLTLTDLNIATLGSFLPKTKKLSGEINAMVEVTGTVGEPAPRAEVTLDGGAFEMHDPGVPRVSKGALRVTATPAEVNLENLSAEVSGGTLVINGGIKLNDGKPGDVNLAIDAKSLPAVRNESMIVRISSDLKVGGPWETARISGGIKVVDSLFFKDIELLPIGVPVNKVAEPSLPAIDAPPPSELAAKVPAPFNDWSLDVSLKTGSPFLIRGNLANGEVYVDARIGGAVGTPRPSGEIKLREIEAKLPFSTLEIDAGKITLRPDHPFDPVLDIRGTSRIRPYDVTIYIYGPVSDPNIQPTSSPPLAETEVMTLIATGTTTRGFEDPSAATARATQLLIEEARRGRIGAVKVLRPVFKVLDKVDFQVGEVDPYTSKKYNSATFNLDDNWLLTAGISDEGNTRTKVTYLLRFE, from the coding sequence ATGGCGGATGAGGAAAAACCAGCCAAGAAGCAGCCCGCGAAGAAGGCGAAGAGACGGTTCTGGCGCAAGAAGCGGTGGTGGACGCTCTTCCTGCTCGTTGCCGGATTGGTTTGGCTCGATGGTCCCGGTTGGCGTTGGATCGCCCAAAAGGCGGCGAGTCATTACCTTCCGGAGCTCGGGTATGAGGTGGAGTTCGAAGTCGACGGTCGACTGTCATCCGGGGAGCTGAGCGTTTCGAATGTCAGTCTGACCGGCGACGAAGCGGTTGTGAAAGTCGCCGGCCTCGACTCGCTGAAGGTCGGCTACCTGCTCCCGAAAGTGGTCCGGGGGGAGGTCGAGTCGGTTATTCTCGACAATCTGCACGTCGACGTGGACCTCGCGGCCGTTCCGCCGAAGGAAGACGAGGAATCCGAGCCGAGTGACCCTGCCGAGCTCTTGGCCAACCTCAGGCAAAGGCTGGTGCCGATGCAGATCGAGTTGCGAAACATCAGTGCGATCATCCGGCGCGGTGACGAGCTCCTCTTCTCCATCGAACCGACGACCCTGCTGCATTCCCCCAATGAAGATGAGTTCGAGCTCGATCTCGGTGACATGGAACTGCCCGGAGGGCGTGCCATCGCCGCGCAGCAAGCGACGCTATCGTGGACGCCCGGCGAACTCACCATCGACAAGTTGAAGTTGATGGACGGAATATCTGTCCGCGACGTGCTCGCGCGATTTGCCGAAGGCGAGCAACCGGAGTTCGGCGCGGGTATTGTTCTCGACGAAAAGCGCATCGACGTGACGACGGATCTAAGTGTCGCCTCTGTCATCCTTCGTGAGGAGATCCCTTCCCTCAAAGAGACAGCCAAGCTTTTCGCATTCGAACTCCCTGCGGAGGGCGCGCTGCACAAGCTCGACCTCAAGGTCACAGGAATCGATGGCGGTCTCGAAACCCTGGCGGGAGAACTCGAACTCGAGTTGGGAGACGTCGCCTACGATGATTGGACCGCTGAAGTGCTCGAGCTCCGCGCCACACTCGAGGGCTCCCGGGCCGACCTCGGCCTGACGGGAATCGCCTTGGGTGCCCCTCTCCAGCTTGGCGCGGAGGCCGAATTGTCGCGTTCCGAGATGGAACTCCTCCCGACCCGCGCGACCGCCAACCTGGAGACGCCGAATCTCGAGCGAATCCTAACAGCGGTAAGGGACCGCTTCACTCCTTCCGATGATCCCGTGCAGGTGCCAGCATCGTCGCTCAAGGTCAACGCTTCCGCTGACTTCACGAAGGGATTGCCTTCCGCCGCTCGCGCCGAACTCGCAATCGTCAGCAGCGTCGATGCCCCGCCCGTTTCAATCGATGCGACTTGGAACGACTCGCAGGAAATCACGGCTGCCGTCCGTCTCCCGGCGGTGGAAATCGATGGGGGCTTCGCGCTGGAGGCGAAGACCTACGAAGGGACGGCGAGTCTGGATTCATTCACACCGAGCTCGCTGAGAGCGTGGCTCCAGCCCTTCGGCATCGAAGTTCCCGACGGCATCCTAGCCACCCTGGACTGGGAAGGTTCCGGCGATCTCGAGCAGAACAGGCACCAAGGCAAACTTGAGATCAACGGCGCCGAGTGGAAGCGAGACGAAGACTCCGACACGCTGAAGGCCTTCGCTTCCGCTGAATATGCATGGCCGGAGTCGGTCAAGCTGGCCCCTCTGAACGTCCAGCTTTCCACCCAGAAGATCGAGACCCGTGCCGAACTGTCCGACCGCACCCTGACGCTTGAACAACTCGAGTGGAGCGACGCCGACGAGGTCCTTGCTTCCGGCAATGCCAGCATTCCCGTTCCCGAGGATCTCTCCGACTGGAAAGCTCTTCTTCGGGAAACACGGCCGATCGAACTGAAGTTCGAAACACCCGAGCTGCCGCTTTCGAAACTTCATCCGTTTCTCCCGGAGAGCTCCAGGTTCGTGGATTCGAGCCGCGCCAAGCTCTCGATTCACCTGACGGGATCCCCGGCCAATCCGGAGTTGGATACCAATCTCACCGCACTTGAACTCGGCCTGGTGAGCCAACCGGACGTTCCGCTTGCAAACATTGAACTCGAGGCCGTCGGGAAGGAGAAGACCCTCAAGCTCGAGGGCGAGGTCACCGCGCCGGGTTATCCTCCCGCGGTCATCAGTGCGGTGACGAACTGGGATCCGGACCAATGGGCTGAGGATCCGGATACCGTCAAAGCCGCCAGCCTCGATGCGAGGCTCACGCTGACGGACCTCAACATCGCAACCCTCGGGTCGTTCCTTCCCAAGACCAAGAAGCTGTCGGGCGAGATCAATGCCATGGTGGAGGTCACCGGCACGGTTGGCGAACCGGCTCCTCGGGCCGAAGTCACTCTCGATGGCGGCGCCTTCGAGATGCACGACCCCGGAGTGCCGCGTGTGAGCAAGGGTGCGTTGCGCGTCACGGCAACTCCCGCCGAAGTCAACCTGGAGAATCTGTCTGCCGAGGTTTCCGGGGGCACACTCGTGATCAACGGCGGGATCAAGCTGAACGATGGGAAGCCGGGTGACGTGAATCTCGCGATCGACGCGAAGTCGCTCCCGGCGGTTCGCAACGAATCGATGATTGTCCGGATCAGTTCCGATTTGAAGGTTGGCGGACCTTGGGAGACCGCCCGCATCTCCGGCGGCATCAAGGTCGTCGACAGCCTGTTCTTCAAGGACATCGAGCTGCTGCCGATTGGCGTGCCGGTCAACAAGGTCGCCGAGCCGAGCTTGCCGGCCATCGATGCCCCGCCCCCTTCCGAGCTTGCAGCAAAAGTGCCGGCTCCCTTCAACGATTGGTCCTTGGATGTCTCGCTGAAGACGGGCAGTCCGTTCCTCATCCGGGGCAACCTCGCAAACGGCGAAGTGTATGTGGATGCGCGGATCGGGGGCGCCGTCGGCACTCCCCGCCCAAGCGGTGAAATCAAGCTTCGCGAGATCGAGGCGAAACTCCCGTTCAGCACGCTTGAGATCGACGCGGGCAAGATCACGCTCCGTCCCGATCACCCTTTCGACCCGGTTCTCGACATCCGTGGCACCTCGCGCATCCGCCCGTATGACGTCACCATCTATATCTACGGCCCGGTCTCGGATCCGAATATCCAGCCGACTTCGAGTCCTCCGCTCGCCGAAACGGAAGTCATGACGCTCATCGCCACAGGCACGACAACCCGGGGCTTCGAGGATCCGAGCGCTGCCACGGCACGCGCAACGCAGCTGCTGATCGAAGAGGCCCGACGCGGTCGCATCGGAGCGGTCAAAGTGCTTCGCCCGGTCTTCAAGGTTCTGGACAAGGTCGACTTCCAGGTCGGTGAGGTCGATCCCTACACCAGCAAGAAATACAACTCGGCCACCTTCAACCTCGATGACAACTGGCTGCTGACCGCCGGAATCAGCGATGAGGGCAACACCCGAACCAAGGTCACTTACCTGCTCCGCTTCGAGTGA
- a CDS encoding BamA/OMP85 family outer membrane protein, whose product MSHRAPIILAAFLAAAGPVLGETAVRIVGNQSLSEQEILTNLGGRLDHITLREATRPRAADAAFLVEQAYQLAGFNDVTVYWKVVDKNTIRLRIDEGKRDVIGEVTINNVPNPKLNETLVELFQLNPKKRATGLNEFPIRDEDVPAGIQLMEAQMQSIGFYDAEVILASRQPNPETGKIDFTFDVKAGRISKIAPPVFRGETTPGLAEAVSQYVGEPATTPNLNSVRARVSEQYQAAGFLRAKIRMGIEREGLQLTPVFDVTRGQRFKLRNIELAGLGKTDPDRVLTRLDDLQGEYLDGNVAEKRIRQLIATGAFSNVRTEIEPVAGETVDVTLRLTEAEARGISGTAGFDSFEGFLLGAAYYDRNFLGKVRNFSAGFEITQRSLLGEISLADPWLAGSDVAGKARLYALSKDYEGYNALRSGIEASAIWPVTEHYTVDASLGWAIVSTDADGLPIAQLGEQDYQNPYLRITQTLDYRDNPVLPKEGWHLELPVELGAAIGDNSSAYFKAGIEGSYYRPIGESGQLAVGARAGFLIPSGGSGRLPIDLRYFNGGARSVRSFPDRELGPWSTTGYPVGGQSYWVTNIEYIHTIAGPLKAAAFFDAGGLSPDWEDFGTGDPEMAVGLGLRLDLPIGPVRLEYGHNLTQDGRDPSGSWHFAIGTAF is encoded by the coding sequence GTGAGTCACCGCGCCCCCATCATACTGGCTGCTTTTCTAGCGGCGGCAGGACCGGTTCTTGGTGAAACCGCCGTCAGGATCGTCGGCAACCAATCCCTGTCAGAGCAGGAGATTCTGACGAACCTCGGGGGCAGGCTCGACCACATCACCCTTCGTGAAGCTACCCGTCCGCGGGCTGCCGATGCTGCTTTCCTCGTCGAACAAGCCTACCAACTCGCCGGCTTCAACGATGTGACCGTCTACTGGAAGGTGGTCGACAAAAACACGATCCGCCTGCGGATCGATGAGGGCAAACGCGACGTAATCGGTGAAGTCACGATCAACAACGTACCCAATCCGAAGCTGAACGAGACTCTGGTCGAACTTTTCCAACTCAACCCGAAAAAGCGGGCGACCGGACTCAACGAGTTTCCCATCCGCGACGAGGATGTTCCTGCGGGTATCCAGCTGATGGAGGCCCAGATGCAGAGCATCGGGTTCTACGATGCTGAAGTCATTCTCGCCAGTCGCCAGCCGAATCCGGAAACCGGCAAGATCGATTTCACGTTCGACGTCAAGGCAGGCCGGATTTCAAAGATCGCCCCACCGGTCTTCCGCGGTGAGACGACACCCGGTCTCGCCGAGGCCGTCAGCCAGTATGTCGGCGAGCCTGCGACCACGCCCAACCTCAACTCCGTGAGAGCACGCGTCTCCGAGCAGTACCAGGCAGCCGGCTTCCTGCGTGCCAAGATCCGGATGGGTATCGAACGCGAAGGATTACAGCTGACTCCGGTGTTCGACGTCACGCGGGGCCAACGCTTCAAGCTGCGGAACATCGAGCTTGCCGGTCTCGGGAAGACCGATCCGGACCGTGTGCTTACCCGCTTGGACGATCTCCAGGGTGAGTATCTCGACGGCAATGTCGCCGAGAAGCGAATCCGCCAGCTCATTGCTACCGGCGCATTCTCGAACGTCCGCACCGAGATCGAACCCGTCGCAGGCGAAACGGTCGATGTGACCCTCCGCTTGACGGAAGCCGAAGCCAGAGGGATTTCGGGCACCGCCGGTTTCGACTCATTCGAGGGGTTTCTACTAGGTGCGGCGTATTACGATCGGAATTTCTTGGGCAAGGTCCGGAACTTCTCAGCCGGCTTCGAGATCACCCAGCGGTCTCTGCTTGGCGAGATCTCGCTGGCGGATCCGTGGCTGGCCGGCAGCGACGTGGCGGGCAAGGCACGTCTCTACGCCTTGTCGAAGGACTACGAAGGCTACAACGCCCTGCGCTCCGGCATCGAAGCCTCCGCCATCTGGCCGGTCACGGAGCACTACACGGTCGACGCGTCGCTCGGCTGGGCCATCGTGTCGACAGATGCCGACGGATTGCCGATCGCACAGCTCGGAGAACAGGACTACCAGAACCCCTATCTCCGGATCACCCAGACTCTCGACTATCGCGACAATCCGGTTCTTCCCAAAGAAGGCTGGCATCTCGAGCTGCCGGTAGAACTCGGCGCGGCGATCGGCGACAACTCCTCGGCGTACTTCAAGGCAGGCATCGAGGGCTCATATTATCGTCCGATCGGCGAGAGCGGCCAATTGGCGGTCGGCGCCCGGGCCGGGTTCCTGATCCCGAGTGGCGGATCCGGACGATTGCCCATCGACTTACGCTACTTCAATGGCGGAGCACGCAGCGTCAGGAGCTTCCCGGACCGGGAACTCGGCCCGTGGTCGACAACGGGCTATCCGGTCGGCGGGCAGAGCTACTGGGTGACCAATATCGAGTATATCCACACGATCGCCGGCCCGCTGAAGGCGGCGGCATTCTTCGACGCAGGCGGCCTGAGCCCGGATTGGGAGGATTTCGGCACGGGCGATCCGGAGATGGCCGTCGGTCTCGGGCTTCGTCTGGATCTTCCCATCGGACCGGTCAGGCTTGAGTACGGACACAATCTGACTCAAGACGGGCGCGACCCGAGTGGCAGTTGGCATTTCGCCATCGGCACCGCGTTCTGA